From the genome of Mastacembelus armatus chromosome 5, fMasArm1.2, whole genome shotgun sequence:
TCTTTATACCTACTTTAAAATGTCTCACAATGCACTGTTCAACAAAGGCCAATGGAAACACTGCTACATGTCACTCTAATGAACAATCTGTAAGACTACTCACAGTTCTTCTATGCTGTTAAGTCCGAAAAAGGCTCCATCCATGAGCTTAGTGATGCCATTCCTCTGCATCTTCAGTGACTTCAGCGAGTCCATGCCCTTGAATGTCAGGCTGTCCACTATTTTTATCTTGTTGCGCTTCATTTCACTATAATGAAACCAAggatgtttattaaaaaaaattaaaaataacagtatTATTGTCACATCCAAATTAAAATGCATACATGCCTGCAAGCTATTAACCATTAAATTACTGGCTTTTCTTGACTGATTTTAGTTCTGCAtcaaaaacacaccacacaatACATACAGAAACTGAAGCTGTGGAAGTCTGAAGACTTTGGATGGCAGCAAAGTTAATCTgttcctgttcagcttcagcacCAGCAGGGAACTGGAGATGTTTTCAAAGCAGCCGGGCTCGAGGACACTGATCTTGTTATTGCTCAAATTCCTATGagataaatgaacagaaatattaCAGTCAAAATCAGGAAGGAGAGTAACGTTGGCTCTTTATTTATtcttactgtatatataaatattcttAAGGGAAGATACCACAAAGACAGTTGCTTACAATAAGATGCTTCATTGCTAATagaaaactgataaaaacaCTAAAGGTATTCCTTTAGTGCTCTCTACTTTGACTCCATTACCACTAATCCAGAATGAATAATCTTGCGCTTCACTGTTCTAATATGCGATctgtaaaaatcaaataagtctGTTCCTTCTTTTCATACCATGCTACTCCTCAAATGTAAACTCATGTATTGCTATGGCAAATATGTTTGGAATGACTTAATCCTAGACATTttctattattaaaataattttacagtatCTTAATCCCttttagtttgattttattttacattcaaCCTGTACTGTCCCAGGGATTTTGTAGGTAATTTGTTAcaagaaatattaaaagaagACAATTTAGATAAGCTGTGTGTTTACTTACAAATATTTCAGCTGCATGGAGGGAAAGGATCCAACTTTGAGCTCAGAGATTGAGTTGGATGTCAGGTCTAGTGTCTCCAAAGAAACATAAGGCTGAAGCTGATGCATCAACAGCTCTGAGATTCGATTGTGGACTCtgaatcacacacaaaaaaataattaagtATTAGTCAAAATGGCACTGATTATTAAGACAAAGGTCTATGGCATACTCAAATCATCTgaacattaacaaaacaaaaaaaaaaacagactgtggCTCTGCTCTGTTGCACCGTGCTGGGCAACAAAAAACCTAACAGTATCGTATCAATGTTATGGTACCACTATATTTACATGCCAGGCATAAAAAAGTatgaaaagctgttattattgTGTCTTGTGATTTTTGTTGAAAATGACTTTGGGTACAGCATGTAAAAAAAGATATCAAATCTTGTGATACACGCTTTAATTCATAAATGCAATGGTAAGAAATAAGACATTCTCCTACAATAAAACGAGAAACATTTTTACTCTGTACTTACAGTGACAGAGTGGTGATGTTTGAGGATGTATCTccaagaaatggaagaacagtAAGCTCATTGTGATTCATGGTCCTAAAAtgaaattcaaagaaaacattattgTTAACGTGACCATCAATGAGTCAACACATCTCTAGAACAAAGATGAATACTGTGGTCCTCATGAAAACTGGGACAGCATGACCATTTTATTAGACTGAATTAGTTTAGCTGAGTGTACCTAATAAAAAGACATCTGTATGTTGCATATGGGGTCCTGATTTTGTGGTTTTGTCAAATCTTATATAGTGACTGGAGAAATTTACTATTCGCctgtgctaaaataaaataaaaaaaacacacacacaaatagagaCTTCaccaattaaattaaatgacaagCGGCTAAAACATACCAGAAATAGGGAGTCGTGTTGTAGCAGTCTTTGGTTGGGCAACAAATCAGTGCTGTGGATTCAGTAACATCACATCAAACCTGCTTGTGTGTACTCACACTTGGGTTATCTCATCCGGCAGGGCCAGGGGAGCCGTGGACAACCTCTTCCTGTTGCAGTCCATAACACGGACCTCATCTTGTCCTTTTGAACACGAGCACGAAGCAGGACAAGGCTGAAGGGCCCGGACACTCAAACTCAACAGCAAGAAGACCAGGGCCGAAGGAACGGGCCAACCCTCCGCCATTTTAAACGTCTTCTTACTGAAGGCTACGTAGCTACGTGGCTAGCTCGATAAACTGGCACGTCAACAGTTACAAAACCACCATTAAATTGTCCATGCAAATTGATAGCAGTTAAACGAACACATATTCCAAGGTTATAGTGGCATGTTTCCAGGCGGAACTgtgaaataaagtgttttcCAACTTGCGTGATACATCTCAGCAGAGATTTCTCCCCTTCTTCCGCTCCAGTCTCTACTATACCGAGATGATTTGGTCCCACGCATATGCCGCTTTCCACCAAATGTCACCGGCTTAACTCCACAGCAAGCTGGCTTTGGATTCCGCTTGACCAAATGACTTGCTATATTCGCTTAAGTATGACGATTTAAAGGGAATTATTAACACATTTCTCCATCTTTCTGCTCCGAAAGAACAAAGCACTGTGAACTAATGACATAGGATATCTTAGATCCCACCCCTTTCCAGCATGTTTACAGCTACCCTATTGGTCAGGATTCAAGTCTGTCAAATATTTGCACCAATTTGATTGGACGTTCGTCTAATCTGTTTTTCCCGTAGTTTTATTATCAATACTGCTCTAGTATGAATTAGTAAATCACGTCCTTGTAGTTAGTGGAGGTGATTTTCCTCTTTATGTGCTTTGAAAGTTTGGAACTGAGCCTTTAAGTAGTATTGTAGGGTCTGTGTAACAGATCTGGATACTTTTACGTGTAtagactgtttttaaatgaaataatagcCTATTTGTCATGTGAAAAGTTATGCAGCACGTTCCTAGAGGTTAGGATATGTGGTTATTATAATAAATAGAAGTAGTTTTAATATCAACAATAATAAATTTTCGGCACCTTTCATAGCTGCAGTGCttatcaaacacaaacatattatCAAGTCGGTGTTTGTAGGGAAGCGCGTTTCTGGGAAGCTGGTTACTGGTtgtgctgaaaaataaacaaacaaacaaacaagcataaCACCCACACCCACATACACCGCACCCTTCACCTGAAGGGATTATCCCATAAACTCTCTGCCACTGGCTGTCTTTGATGAGCCTCTAACTTTTCCCTCCTATCAAATTACAAGCTAGAAAATAATTTGAGGaaccacagacaaacagatCCAGAAGAAACCTTCATCAGTCCGAAGCGAACATCAGCATCGATGTTTCAACAAATATCCCAAACCAAGGTACCTTCTACTACCCAGAAGGGAATGAAGAGCCCGGAATATAACAGCACATGTCGTCTAGACACAGAGAAACCACAGACTTTGTTCTGTGTTATTGGCACGCCTTTGAAGACAAACCTGAACAGGTAAGCTGAAATGCGATCATCGATTGCTCAGGAAATAAGCAAGGAggacaaacatacatacatgctATAAAAGGTGGCCATAATAAAGAGGGGGGAGGCTTATCAGTTTCAAGTGTTTGTCTTAACTTATTTTTATTGCTGAAGCTTTGGTGAAGTGAGGTATGAACTCTACAGTGTGACTGCGCATGCGTGCATCCACAGGGATATTGTAGGATATCTATTTCAGTAATCTAGTGTCGGGAAAGACAGAACTAACCTACTGTTACTTAGGCTGTAATGGTTTATTAATTAATTCACCAACAGTATTTTTTATGTCGGCGCTAAATGCGAACACTTCCTCTTTCAGTAGGTGGAAAAATGAATAGGCTATAACATAATACAGACGGGATGAGTAAACAGAAATAATAGATAAGAAATAAAGAGATGTATGACACGCAGTTAGGCGGAGAGGTGGGTGTGGGGAGGGGTCGGCAGTTTGCTGACCAATAAGCAAAGGCGAAGCTTAAACTACCTGCTGCCTTCATAATCACTTGTTCAGCTCAACCCTGACAGTTTGCGTCCTGACTTCCTGCTCGCGGACCAGTTGCAGGTACTGCTCGTAGCTACCAGTTTATCTGGACTGCAACCATGATTCATCCACGGACTCTCAGAGTAGATTATGACAAAATTACAAGCGTCTTGTGCGTTGTTGGCTCAGACCTCAATGTCAACTTGAACAGGTAAGTTGTCGTTCAACCCGTTGTCGTACACACACCCAGTCATCTGGGCTGCGCTTGACATTTGGGCAGTTGCCATAATCTTTTCTGTTACTTTGGTTATATTCGATGTTATAATCGAGACTAGACAGTTTAAGTCTAGTTTTCAcattaatgaaacatttaataataataataataataataataacaataacgtttatttatagagcaccTTTCCAAAACATGATTTACAAAGTGTTTTGTATAAAACCGCCTCAGGGGATGGGCTGCGTGTGGGCCCTCTCATAAGGGAATATGTGATGTAAATTGAGGCCAGCCCTAGCTTGACTGTAAAAGCAATAAGTAAAATCAATCATAAAACAAACTGGCAACCtatgcaaagaaaacaaaacgtGTTATATCCTTCTAGCACCTGTTAACACCCTGGCAGCTGCACTCTGACCTAGTTGTAGtttaactatttttattttattttatttatttatttagcttcagagtgaaaacaaaacttaatcAAGACAAGAGAAAATCAAAGCATGAAAAGCAGTTTCCAGATATGtcctgttgtatttttaatttaatatatggTCAGTAGAGAATTAGTTCAAAATTTAGCATCCATAGCTAAAGGTACAAttgatttactttaaaataaatctgttttacATACACTCAAGGACAATTTAAAAAGATAGAATATGGTAAGATAAGCTAAGATAAATTGTAGGTATTCCTATAGATATTCTTATTCTAAAGTAATGCACTCTAATACATTAAAACTGTAGTAAATTACTAATTTAATGAAGGTTAGAATGTTTTAGAAAGTTGTTTATTCAATTTCATGGTCCTTTTGTACCTAATACACTGACAATTGTGTGCATAAGAAAACTATGGGGAAGGTGCCATTAGTGTGCAGTTCCTGGTGGTGGCAGACCTTGTGTTTTGTGCACTGGACAGAATTAACAGCCCTCTGTTGTTACTGTCAACAGGCGAGACTTTGTTGCACCAAAGAAATGTAGGCTATAAATTCTGCCAAATGCCAGCCTACACACCACAGCAAAGCAAAGCTGGATTACCAACAAACCAGAGTGGGAGACTAGCTCACAGCTCAGCCCCCCAGGGGCTCTGTGAGGTTTTTCCAAATATCCAGAAATAAAAGTTTGATGCAATTTAAAAGGCTCTCCAGTCTAGAGGCTTTGTCATGCAAAGGGACTCATTATAAGGTCTCAAAGATTAAGCTTACATGCTTTAACATAAACAAACCACTGGTAATGATATTACTGAAAAATAGCTGGCCAACCTAAAATGTGGGCGTATCAGATGTCTTTGTCCTTAGGCAGAATATAGATGCATGTCTTCACCTGAGACTCATACCAAGAATAGCGTCAGGTTGCATTTAAGACAGAGACATGGTGATcccttttttgcttttattgttttctttttactttctaagaagtatttaaaaaaaaaaaaaacttttaagaAGGGGAGGTCCAgacctgctgctgtaaataaaaGATTCGAATGACTACAGCTTCTACTTTGGTTGGCCACCTGTTACGAAATATGAGCTTGTGACTAGCCTACTTGAGTTaaacctcttcctcttcttcacttGTATATATAAGCAAATGCCTACTCTTACACACCTACAGCATGTTTGCTACAGTATGTTTGCATGGTATAGTTAAACACAGCCTTaacacacatcaaatgtcttgtttCTCTCAGGAGTGCCCCTCCCACCTCCACGTTCTTCTCAGTAAAGTGCACTCCTGACATTCAGTACAGCATCAGCCCACCGCCTAAGGTTACTCCTGACTTCTCTCCCATCCCTCTCAATGGAAGCTCAGTACTGCTCATCAACATGACCCATGCCAgtcaatttgaaaatgaaagcaaGGTAAAGTGGGACATAAAAATATGACTGTGATGTCATAAAGTTACAGGACATGAACTGGTCAAcaatgagaaaatgaaatgcatgcTTAGTAACATAAGTCAAGTTTGTGGGCAGAAATAGTCgtgaaaaatataatttattcagatgaaataattattgattttttttttttgcgtgtACAGTAGTTTCCCTGAAACACTGTGctaatattgtatttatattttaactaGAGAAACCAAACCACTCACACAAAATCAGACTTAAGCAAATCGTCTGCAGTCACTGCAGGAGTCTTATAATTTAGCTTTAGTACGCTAAGCTGGAAATATATCAAAGTCAGCACACCCTCCAGCATCTATACGTTTATCTTATAGCTAATAATGATTTATTCCTCTTCAATTAGCCAAAGGAGATATTATACACTGAACAGAGCTCTACAGCATTTCCTTTGCAACAGATAGTCCTCATAATCCCAAAAAATCCTTTTATTCTTTATAATGGCTTTACCATAAAAATAGTACCTAACATTGTCATTTCATGCATGTAAATGACACGTGCCTTTATTTTCTAAGCTGTCTGTCTGGTACTATGGGAAGAATAAAGAGGTGCTGGGAAAAGCAGTCATGCACCTGACAGCTGTTGGTAAgttaaaacactgtaaaacagcATGCATTTAActctaatgaaaagaaaagagagcatATAACAACTAAATGCTAAAttaactaaaaactaaaactaattatgtgttatgtgtttaCAAAGTTGTCATGTGTTCAGCATATTACCAGAGCATTTGTGGTGGGTTTAAATGCACGTCTAATTCCAAATATGATTCTTACTTTAACCTGAATGGTATGTATTTGGTGTAATCTGTAACTGATTCATGTACACAGCAATTTACAAAACTGTGATGCAGAAATGTATATAAGCAGCCTTTTTGAAAACAGTGGCAGCACTGTGCTCAAAGGCACTATCTGGAATATTTCAGCCGAACAAAATGTGTCTGTCACACAGAGATCTCTCTGGATGTGGACGCAGACAGAGATGGCATTGTGGAGAAAAACAACCCTAATAAGGTGAGCTAAGATAGTTCATCTTTAGATGGCAGTGCAAAGTCTGACAACtaataaaatgagaaattttctgtcactttcatataaacaataacatgctaagttaaacaaaatgaaaagcgTTCAATATTTGGAATAAACTGCactgcattttcatcattttacaaTACTCCTGGTTCAAATTTAGGTTGTGTAAATCTATCATTCTGCCTGCCTACTATGCATAAGATCATTTCTCTGGACAAGCCTGAATAGGCTGCTATCAGagatgtgatgttttgtttcagcATTTTAGTGAAATTTTCACATAATTTAACTTTCTCTACTTTTTCCATCAAGGCAGAGGTCCTTCTATGTATGCGTTATTTAAACACATATTCACTTATATTCTGATGATTTTCCAGCAAACTTCAATTTTCCAGCAAGTTCATTTATGTCTGATTTGTTCAAATTTGGTAGAGCTCTTGGAAATGGGGTCCTAATGGGCATGGAGCCATCCTGCTGGTCAACTGTGACTCAGAGCGGACCTATGTTAAGAGACTAGACAGCGAGCAGGACTGTATCACCAGTGTGTCCGGTAAAACAGCATCAGTACCACTTCATTCAACAGTGAACGCTCTCTTTCATCCCTCTGTACCATGAACTTACTTAGTACTATTGCCAGTATTAAAAGGTTACTGATACACTATCTGGTTTTTGCAAAGTCAGCTTTTTATTCAAGTGATAAGGTAAATCaatttgataaaacacaaatcttAAGACCTCTGTGAGCACAGACACTGGAGTGATAAAGTACACCTCTCAAATTACTTTGCTCTGGAAAAATCAGTATGGAATGAAATGCAATAGAAAACACAGGTTTCTATGCATGTACATTCTTATGAACATATATGACCACATGCTGACAACAGTTTAAAGCTTCAGCACTAGAGACAAAGGTACATTTCTGTCACAGACATATTACATGTTTGAACTACATTCACTTGACTCTGCATGTGCAGATCTGAAGGACATGGCACCCATGGTCCTGCGGACCAGGGGTCCTGCCAAGCTCCCAGATGGCTACAAGCTCACCATGCACATCTCTCAGGGTGACGCGGAGAACGTCAGAGTCTTCAGGAGGCGAGCCCTTAATGTGGTGAACAATGCTCTCTGTGAGTAAAGATGAAAGCAACAGATGATGTAACATAGATGTAATTTAGCCAGTTAAGCCTTTCTGCTGTTTCAATCTGTTTATGTTTAAACCTTTTTTACTAATGTTATTTTCCCCCTTATTCCAAAAACACCTCAGCATTTGaagttttgttatgttgttgttgCATCAGTGCAGAAATCTGACTCCAACTTCTTTGGGAAGGACTATCCACTGGTGCTGAGCAGTCAGATACTGTCACAGGAATTGCCTTACACAGGAGGTGTAGCAGAGATGAAGTTTTATGTTGAGGGCCTCAGGTTTGCCGACAAAGACTTTGATGGACTCATCAGTATCCACCTCAGTCTATTAGAGCCCATTTGTGAAGTAAGACATGTAACATGCATCCACAATCTTTATTTTAACTTCTACCACGAGttccttgttttatttaatcatcttttttttattctgtattttatataaACTGGTTCTGATGAAATTGGAAAGCAAATTTTAGTATGTGGACCTTTAGATAATAACACAACTGAACATAAATTAGATTGAATCTGAAAATATGTTGTTACATAACTTTACAAAGAGTTGTGCAGTACTCAGGAGCTTGTCATATTTTGACAGGGTATCCCTGAGAGGCCCATTTTCACAGACAAAGTTGTGTTCAGAGTGGCACCCTGGATCATGACACCCAACACCCTGAAGCCCTTAGAggtgtttgtctgcaggtgaGACTGATGAATAATAGAACGCTGACAACATGAGTCAACTAGTGATATACGTTACccttatttttttcatactaCCAAGGAAACGATGCAATGTCAGATGTTTTTGCATTTCCAAATGGTGGGAAACCTACACAAGACTGTCTGTGATTACCTTCCAGTACATCAGATAACTCTAAGTTCCTGAAAGGAATGAGGAACCTTGTTGCAAAGAGTGGGTACAAGCTAAAGATTTGCAGTGAGAATATGAACAGAGGCGATCGCTGGATACAGGTAGGAAAACTAAATATGTCACAGTTTCATTTAGATTTAAGTTTTGTCTAAGCAATAATGTGCCATTTCCACTGTCCTTAATCAAGATtaggttttcatttattttttcacatcatatacaaaaaaagagaacattttttattattatcattaaacCTCTGATAAGAACTTAGATGTTAGGACAGCATAAATACTGTACAACTTATGTAGTGTGTTTTTTAGGATGAGTTGGAATTTGGTTACATCGATTCACCTCATCATCGGTTTCCCGTTGTACTGGATTCCCCTCGAGATGGAAGTCTTATGGACTTTCCATTTAATGAGTTACTGGTGAGAGACAGACTCAAATGCTTTTAGAAATTGGAAATTGAACGTGGCACTACTTAACGTGTTATCCTAATCAACTTCATGTCCATAGGGCCCCGACTTTGGTTATGTGACGAGGGTGGCCCACCATAAAGATGTAAGCAGTCTGGACTCCTTTGGTAATCTGGAGGTTAGTCCTCCTGTTACCGTGAATGGAAAATACTACCCACTTGGCAGAATCATCATTGGAGTGGCCTTCCCTACGTGAGTTTTCAACAGGTTTAGAGAAATTAGAGAAAAAACCTTTCATGAGTAATGAATTAATTTCAttgttgtaattttttttattacaacatacctgcctttctgtctttttttttaagggcAACTAAAGGACGCAACATGACCAAAGTAGTTCAAGACTTC
Proteins encoded in this window:
- the padi2 gene encoding protein-arginine deiminase type-2 isoform X1; translated protein: MFQQISQTKVPSTTQKGMKSPEYNSTCRLDTEKPQTLFCVIGTPLKTNLNRSAPPTSTFFSVKCTPDIQYSISPPPKVTPDFSPIPLNGSSVLLINMTHASQFENESKLSVWYYGKNKEVLGKAVMHLTAVEISLDVDADRDGIVEKNNPNKSSWKWGPNGHGAILLVNCDSERTYVKRLDSEQDCITSVSDLKDMAPMVLRTRGPAKLPDGYKLTMHISQGDAENVRVFRRRALNVVNNALLQKSDSNFFGKDYPLVLSSQILSQELPYTGGVAEMKFYVEGLRFADKDFDGLISIHLSLLEPICEGIPERPIFTDKVVFRVAPWIMTPNTLKPLEVFVCSTSDNSKFLKGMRNLVAKSGYKLKICSENMNRGDRWIQDELEFGYIDSPHHRFPVVLDSPRDGSLMDFPFNELLGPDFGYVTRVAHHKDVSSLDSFGNLEVSPPVTVNGKYYPLGRIIIGVAFPTATKGRNMTKVVQDFLWAQKVQEPIALFSDWLEVGHVDEFMTFVPAPDRKGFRLLLASPDAAYKLFRGLQADGHGQAQLFDGLRDEEPVTLDEILGDNGFQAQNNYVQSCIDWNRDVLKRELGLDDEDIIDLPILFKLVNNKDEYRALAFYPDMVNMIVLGKNLGIPKPFGPKVNGCCALEAEMCSLMEGLGLRCTFIDDFASYHKLLGEVHCGSNVLREPFDFRWWNLEL
- the padi2 gene encoding protein-arginine deiminase type-2 isoform X2, coding for MIHPRTLRVDYDKITSVLCVVGSDLNVNLNRSAPPTSTFFSVKCTPDIQYSISPPPKVTPDFSPIPLNGSSVLLINMTHASQFENESKLSVWYYGKNKEVLGKAVMHLTAVEISLDVDADRDGIVEKNNPNKSSWKWGPNGHGAILLVNCDSERTYVKRLDSEQDCITSVSDLKDMAPMVLRTRGPAKLPDGYKLTMHISQGDAENVRVFRRRALNVVNNALLQKSDSNFFGKDYPLVLSSQILSQELPYTGGVAEMKFYVEGLRFADKDFDGLISIHLSLLEPICEGIPERPIFTDKVVFRVAPWIMTPNTLKPLEVFVCSTSDNSKFLKGMRNLVAKSGYKLKICSENMNRGDRWIQDELEFGYIDSPHHRFPVVLDSPRDGSLMDFPFNELLGPDFGYVTRVAHHKDVSSLDSFGNLEVSPPVTVNGKYYPLGRIIIGVAFPTATKGRNMTKVVQDFLWAQKVQEPIALFSDWLEVGHVDEFMTFVPAPDRKGFRLLLASPDAAYKLFRGLQADGHGQAQLFDGLRDEEPVTLDEILGDNGFQAQNNYVQSCIDWNRDVLKRELGLDDEDIIDLPILFKLVNNKDEYRALAFYPDMVNMIVLGKNLGIPKPFGPKVNGCCALEAEMCSLMEGLGLRCTFIDDFASYHKLLGEVHCGSNVLREPFDFRWWNLEL